A single region of the Paraburkholderia megapolitana genome encodes:
- a CDS encoding carboxymuconolactone decarboxylase family protein, with protein sequence MEFLNAIKELIPDYAKDIRLNIDGTIGRSSLEGSDAVGVALAAAFAAKSKTLIDAIRNAGVLSPEETHAALTAAALMGMNNVWYPYVEMTGNADLKSQPAGLRMNAYASHGGVDKRRFEMYALAASIIGKCHFCVKSHFDTLLAEGMSSTQVRDVGRIAAVVNAAAQVIEAEGK encoded by the coding sequence ATGGAATTCTTGAACGCGATTAAGGAACTCATCCCCGACTACGCGAAGGACATTCGCCTGAATATCGACGGCACGATTGGCCGTTCGTCGCTGGAAGGCAGCGATGCAGTCGGCGTTGCGCTGGCCGCTGCGTTCGCGGCGAAGAGCAAGACGCTGATCGACGCGATCCGCAACGCGGGCGTGCTGTCGCCGGAAGAAACCCATGCCGCGCTGACTGCAGCCGCGCTGATGGGCATGAACAACGTGTGGTACCCGTACGTCGAGATGACCGGCAACGCCGACCTGAAGTCGCAACCGGCTGGTCTACGGATGAACGCCTACGCGTCGCACGGCGGCGTCGACAAGCGCCGCTTCGAGATGTATGCGCTGGCTGCGTCGATCATTGGCAAGTGCCACTTCTGCGTGAAGTCGCACTTCGATACGCTGCTCGCTGAAGGGATGAGCTCGACCCAGGTGCGCGACGTGGGTCGCATCGCGGCGGTGGTTAACGCGGCCGCTCAGGTTATTGAGGCTGAAGGGAAGTAA
- a CDS encoding 2-dehydropantoate 2-reductase produces MNQHSPRTAIVGAGAIGSLIAAALARAGHTVSVLARGKTLDAIRANGIRVLDGTSESTAAVAASDDAAALGVQDFVVVALKAQVLPAIAGSLRPLVEPHTVIVAAMNGLPWWFLNGTTGVLAGEHIEAVDPAGVVSAALPSAQSVGCVVHLSSSTDAPGVVRRGRGNRLIVGAARAELAERTRSLSASLKEGGFDVEESEDIRTEIWAKLWGNMNMNPLSALSGSTADLLLDDPYTHALVLRMMEEADAIGTQLGLSTGMSAPARVAVTRELGAFRTSMLQDFEAGRALEIGPILGVFPELGRRLNVPTPFCDAVLGLLRQRAANSGL; encoded by the coding sequence ATGAATCAGCATTCCCCTCGCACGGCCATTGTCGGCGCCGGCGCGATAGGCAGCCTGATCGCCGCCGCGCTTGCACGTGCCGGACACACGGTGAGTGTGCTCGCGCGCGGCAAGACGCTCGACGCAATCCGGGCGAACGGTATCCGTGTTCTTGACGGGACCAGTGAGTCGACGGCGGCAGTCGCGGCAAGCGACGATGCCGCTGCGCTCGGTGTCCAGGATTTCGTCGTCGTGGCGCTGAAAGCGCAGGTGCTGCCGGCAATCGCCGGGAGCCTGCGCCCACTCGTGGAACCGCATACCGTGATCGTCGCTGCGATGAACGGCTTGCCCTGGTGGTTTCTCAATGGGACGACGGGCGTGCTCGCCGGCGAGCACATCGAAGCGGTCGATCCGGCCGGCGTCGTCTCGGCGGCGTTGCCGTCTGCGCAGTCGGTGGGCTGCGTCGTGCATCTGTCTTCATCTACCGATGCGCCTGGCGTCGTGCGTCGCGGGCGCGGCAACCGGTTGATCGTCGGTGCTGCTCGTGCGGAACTGGCCGAGCGTACCCGGTCATTGTCTGCATCGCTCAAGGAGGGAGGCTTCGACGTCGAGGAATCCGAAGACATCCGCACTGAGATCTGGGCGAAGCTGTGGGGCAACATGAACATGAACCCGCTGAGCGCGCTCAGCGGTTCGACAGCGGACCTTCTGCTGGACGATCCGTACACGCACGCGCTCGTGCTGCGGATGATGGAGGAGGCCGACGCGATCGGTACGCAACTGGGGTTGTCGACGGGCATGAGCGCGCCGGCGCGCGTCGCGGTTACGCGCGAACTCGGCGCATTTCGCACGTCGATGCTGCAGGATTTCGAAGCGGGGCGCGCGCTGGAAATCGGCCCGATCCTGGGCGTGTTTCCGGAACTCGGACGCCGCTTGAACGTGCCGACGCCGTTTTGCGACGCGGTGCTGGGTTTGCTACGACAGCGCGCGGCGAATAGCGGACTGTGA
- a CDS encoding squalene/phytoene synthase family protein encodes MNFDDYCQQKAAPPGSSTYYALRRASAARQPLLTALFALRREFEETVKETSDPTIGRTRLAWWQKELAALAAGTPSHPVSKALAAHLGDVSEEAPALEALLAGFEMDLDQARYLDYPNLRRYLESVGGTFASMVARAGAVDRAQASSWAAPLGNALMLAQIVAELGNDARHGRIYIPIDEMQRFNVTAADVINRRYSDAFTELMRFQTDRARNALREALANLPTQERRAQRTLRALVALALALLDEIERDGYQVLHQRIALTPIRKLWIAWRAA; translated from the coding sequence GTGAATTTCGACGACTATTGCCAGCAGAAGGCAGCCCCGCCCGGATCGAGCACCTACTACGCGCTCCGTCGCGCTTCCGCCGCACGCCAGCCGCTGTTGACCGCCCTCTTCGCGTTGCGTCGGGAGTTCGAGGAGACGGTCAAAGAGACCAGCGATCCGACTATCGGCCGCACGCGGCTCGCCTGGTGGCAAAAGGAACTGGCTGCGCTGGCCGCAGGTACGCCGTCGCATCCGGTGTCGAAAGCGCTGGCGGCCCATCTCGGCGATGTCTCCGAAGAGGCCCCGGCGCTCGAAGCGCTGCTAGCCGGTTTCGAAATGGACCTGGACCAGGCGCGCTACCTCGACTATCCGAACCTGCGGCGCTATTTGGAAAGTGTCGGCGGCACGTTTGCATCGATGGTCGCCCGCGCGGGTGCCGTCGATCGCGCACAGGCGTCGAGCTGGGCCGCACCGCTCGGCAACGCGCTGATGCTCGCGCAGATCGTCGCCGAACTGGGCAACGATGCGCGGCACGGTCGCATCTACATTCCCATCGATGAGATGCAGCGCTTCAACGTAACCGCCGCCGATGTCATCAACCGGCGCTACAGCGATGCGTTCACCGAGCTGATGCGCTTTCAGACCGACCGTGCACGCAACGCGCTGCGCGAGGCGCTCGCGAACCTGCCCACTCAGGAGCGCCGCGCACAGCGCACGTTGCGTGCACTCGTTGCGCTGGCGCTAGCGTTGCTCGATGAGATCGAGCGCGACGGCTACCAGGTGCTGCATCAACGCATTGCCCTTACGCCGATCCGCAAGCTGTGGATTGCTTGGCGCGCCGCGTGA
- a CDS encoding DUF1501 domain-containing protein — protein sequence MKRRNFLSMTAAAGTSLWLPRVFAAQGAASGVFGGTSASTSTAHGYANLLILVELKGGNDGLNTVVPYADPTYYALRKNIGVKREQLIQLDERTALHPALQPLMPLWQNHQLAIVQGVSYTQPNLSHFRSIEIWDTASRSDQYLREGWLTRAFGQRPVPAGFAADGVVIGSAEMGPLANGAQAIALVNPAQFVRASRLVTPVSLHERNPELAHILDVENDIVKAADRLRPRAGQYALTTHFPNGAFGTSVKTAMQVLAASGTPQGMPVAGQGVAVIRLTLNGFDTHQNQPGQQAALLKQLADGLVAMKDALTELGRWNNTLVMTYAEFGRRPRENQSNGTDHGTVAPHFVTGGRVRGGLYGVPPVLARLDGNGNLPVGVDFQQLYATVLGPWWGLDATSILQQRFETLPLLRA from the coding sequence ATGAAACGACGCAACTTTCTCTCGATGACCGCGGCCGCCGGCACGTCGCTGTGGTTGCCGCGCGTATTCGCAGCGCAGGGGGCGGCGTCCGGTGTTTTCGGTGGAACATCGGCATCGACATCAACGGCGCATGGCTACGCGAACCTGCTGATTCTCGTCGAACTGAAGGGCGGCAACGATGGCCTGAACACGGTCGTGCCCTACGCCGATCCGACGTATTACGCGCTGCGCAAGAACATCGGTGTGAAACGCGAGCAACTGATCCAGCTCGATGAACGCACCGCGCTGCATCCCGCGCTACAGCCGCTGATGCCGCTCTGGCAAAACCACCAGTTGGCGATCGTGCAGGGCGTCAGTTATACGCAACCGAATCTGTCGCATTTCCGTTCGATCGAGATATGGGACACCGCGTCGCGCTCCGATCAGTATCTGCGCGAAGGATGGCTCACGCGCGCGTTTGGGCAGCGTCCGGTGCCCGCGGGGTTTGCGGCCGACGGTGTCGTGATCGGTAGTGCGGAGATGGGGCCGCTCGCCAACGGTGCGCAGGCTATCGCGCTCGTCAACCCGGCGCAGTTCGTGCGCGCGTCGCGGCTCGTCACGCCGGTGTCGCTGCACGAACGCAACCCCGAGCTCGCTCATATCCTCGATGTGGAGAACGACATCGTGAAGGCCGCCGATCGCCTGCGGCCTCGTGCCGGTCAATACGCGCTCACGACGCATTTTCCGAATGGCGCATTCGGCACATCGGTGAAGACGGCGATGCAGGTGCTCGCGGCAAGCGGTACGCCGCAGGGGATGCCGGTTGCAGGGCAGGGTGTCGCAGTGATTCGCCTGACGCTGAACGGTTTCGATACGCATCAGAATCAGCCCGGCCAGCAGGCGGCGTTGTTGAAGCAACTGGCCGACGGTCTCGTTGCAATGAAGGATGCGCTCACCGAACTCGGTCGATGGAACAACACGCTCGTCATGACCTATGCCGAGTTCGGCCGGCGACCGCGTGAGAATCAGAGTAACGGTACCGATCACGGTACCGTTGCGCCGCATTTCGTGACGGGTGGACGGGTGCGGGGTGGTCTATATGGTGTGCCGCCGGTGTTGGCGCGGCTCGACGGCAATGGCAACTTGCCAGTCGGCGTCGATTTCCAGCAGTTGTATGCGACCGTGCTGGGGCCGTGGTGGGGACTCGATGCAACATCGATTCTTCAGCAGCGGTTCGAAACCTTGCCGCTGCTGCGCGCGTGA
- a CDS encoding DUF1800 domain-containing protein, with protein sequence MNFFPRLARYLSVGVVVAVSSVAVLAAQQDALHPLRPKHRASTTATAKTPIADEALLDADDARFFLTRVGFAPDSAEVVQYVGLTREQAVDRVLASTRTESVTPPLAWVAEPIPTRAERNAWTPDQRRDEQRVRGQRYDELRAWWVREMVTTPSPLTERMALFWHDHFTSGQDKVGYPQMMARQNMLLRQDALGNFGDMLHGVAKDPAMLLYLDGAGSRKGKPNENFAREVMELFTLGEGHYSQRDVSEAARAYTGWTLDPDTQAYVWRAPLHDDGIKTVLGQSGPFDGDQVLDILLARPETATFVTTKLWREFISDTPEPAVIAPIAERFRASHYDIKVALRGLFLSDAFWDDSNRGVLVKSPAEFVVGTLRAFDIGYDTTTPFAGAIRNFGENLFYPPNVKGWPGGETWINSTTLLARKQFVEQLFRATEAARPHPGAKGANAGMQASAPLQRVAARTGEGGVRFDIDGWLARYNTAPAAKADLSTELQLQHAVLPIAPVDAIETDSTASAYLEALLMDPAYQLK encoded by the coding sequence ATGAACTTCTTTCCCAGGCTCGCTCGATATCTTTCGGTCGGCGTGGTCGTTGCGGTCTCGAGTGTCGCGGTGCTTGCCGCGCAGCAGGACGCGCTTCATCCGTTGCGACCCAAACACCGCGCAAGCACAACTGCCACTGCAAAGACTCCCATCGCAGACGAAGCGCTGCTCGATGCCGACGATGCGCGTTTTTTTCTGACGCGTGTCGGCTTTGCACCCGATAGCGCGGAGGTCGTGCAGTACGTCGGGCTGACCCGCGAACAGGCAGTCGACCGTGTGCTCGCGTCGACCCGCACCGAGTCCGTGACGCCGCCACTCGCGTGGGTCGCCGAACCGATTCCGACACGCGCGGAACGCAATGCATGGACACCCGACCAGCGACGCGACGAGCAGCGCGTGCGCGGGCAGCGTTACGACGAGTTACGCGCATGGTGGGTGCGCGAAATGGTGACGACGCCGTCGCCGCTGACCGAGCGCATGGCACTCTTCTGGCACGACCACTTCACGTCGGGGCAGGACAAGGTCGGATATCCACAGATGATGGCGCGCCAGAACATGTTGCTGCGCCAGGACGCGCTCGGCAATTTCGGCGACATGCTGCATGGCGTCGCCAAAGATCCGGCGATGCTGCTGTATCTCGACGGAGCCGGTAGCCGCAAGGGCAAGCCCAACGAGAATTTCGCCCGCGAAGTGATGGAGCTGTTCACGCTCGGCGAAGGGCATTATTCGCAGCGGGACGTATCGGAAGCGGCACGCGCCTATACCGGCTGGACACTCGATCCCGATACGCAGGCGTATGTGTGGCGCGCCCCCTTGCACGATGACGGCATCAAGACCGTGCTCGGGCAGAGCGGTCCGTTCGACGGCGATCAGGTGCTCGACATCCTGCTCGCGCGCCCCGAGACCGCGACCTTCGTCACGACGAAACTGTGGCGCGAGTTCATCTCCGATACGCCTGAGCCCGCCGTCATCGCACCGATCGCCGAACGCTTTCGCGCGAGTCATTACGACATCAAGGTGGCGCTGCGTGGACTCTTTCTGTCCGACGCGTTCTGGGATGACAGCAATCGCGGCGTGCTCGTGAAATCGCCGGCGGAGTTTGTCGTCGGCACGTTGCGCGCGTTCGATATCGGCTATGACACGACGACGCCGTTCGCCGGCGCGATCCGCAATTTCGGCGAGAACCTGTTTTATCCGCCGAACGTCAAGGGTTGGCCTGGCGGCGAAACGTGGATCAACAGCACGACGCTGCTCGCGCGCAAACAGTTCGTCGAGCAGCTGTTTCGCGCGACCGAAGCGGCACGGCCGCATCCGGGAGCCAAAGGTGCAAATGCCGGCATGCAGGCGAGTGCGCCGCTTCAGCGCGTAGCCGCGCGTACCGGTGAGGGTGGCGTACGCTTCGATATCGACGGCTGGCTCGCGCGCTACAACACTGCGCCGGCCGCAAAGGCGGACTTGTCGACCGAACTGCAACTGCAGCACGCCGTGCTGCCGATAGCGCCGGTCGATGCAATCGAAACCGATTCGACGGCGAGCGCCTATCTTGAGGCGCTGCTGATGGACCCGGCGTATCAACTGAAGTAG
- the ompR gene encoding osmolarity response regulator transcription factor OmpR yields MPTMETKNPSKILVVDDDPRLRDLLRRYLGEQGFNVYVAENAPSMNKLWVRERFDLLVLDLMLPGEDGLSICRRLRGSNDRTPIIMLTAKGEDVDRIVGLEMGADDYLPKPFNPRELVARIHAVLRRQSPSELPGAPSETTEVFEFGDFALNLATRTLTKAGQEIPLTTGEFSVLKVFARHPRAPLSREKLMELARGREYEVFDRSLDVQISRLRKLIEPDPGSPRFIQTVWGLGYVFIPDGAA; encoded by the coding sequence ATGCCGACCATGGAAACCAAAAACCCTTCGAAAATCCTCGTCGTCGATGACGATCCGCGTCTGCGCGATCTGCTGCGCCGCTACCTCGGCGAACAAGGCTTCAACGTCTACGTCGCCGAAAACGCTCCGTCAATGAACAAGCTGTGGGTACGAGAGCGTTTCGATCTGCTCGTGCTCGACCTGATGCTGCCAGGCGAAGACGGTCTTTCCATCTGCCGCCGTCTGCGTGGCAGCAACGACCGCACACCGATCATCATGTTGACCGCGAAGGGTGAAGACGTCGATCGCATCGTCGGTCTCGAGATGGGTGCCGACGACTATCTGCCGAAGCCCTTCAACCCGCGCGAACTCGTCGCGCGCATTCACGCGGTGCTGCGCCGCCAGTCGCCTTCCGAGTTGCCGGGTGCGCCGTCCGAAACTACCGAGGTCTTCGAGTTCGGCGACTTCGCGCTCAATCTCGCGACGCGCACGCTCACGAAGGCCGGCCAGGAGATTCCGCTCACCACCGGCGAATTCTCGGTGCTGAAGGTATTTGCCCGCCATCCGCGGGCGCCGCTCTCGCGTGAGAAGCTGATGGAGCTCGCACGCGGTCGCGAATACGAAGTGTTCGACCGCAGTCTCGACGTGCAGATTTCGCGTCTGCGCAAACTGATCGAACCCGATCCAGGCAGCCCTCGTTTCATTCAGACCGTCTGGGGTCTTGGATACGTGTTCATTCCTGACGGTGCGGCCTGA
- the ispD gene encoding 2-C-methyl-D-erythritol 4-phosphate cytidylyltransferase, with product MTSRLFALIPCAGTGSRSGSAMPKQYRTVAGRDLLHYTLAAFDACSEFAQTLVAIAPDDPHFDARRFAGLRFAVRRCGGASRQATVLNGLHALTEFGAHDDDWVLVHDAARPGITPELIRALIGALKDDPVGGIIALPVADTLKRIAPDSDGRIARTEPRDGLWQAQTPQMFRIGMLREAILRAQQDGHDLTDEASAIEWLGHAPRLVQGSLRNFKVTWPEDFDLAEAILSRPAAS from the coding sequence GTGACTTCACGCCTCTTTGCCCTGATCCCGTGCGCCGGCACCGGCAGCCGTTCCGGCTCCGCGATGCCCAAGCAATATCGCACTGTCGCCGGCCGCGACCTCCTGCATTACACGCTCGCCGCGTTCGACGCCTGCAGCGAATTCGCGCAGACGCTCGTCGCGATCGCACCCGACGACCCGCACTTCGACGCACGCCGCTTCGCCGGGCTGCGCTTCGCGGTACGCCGCTGCGGTGGCGCTTCGCGGCAGGCAACCGTGCTGAACGGGCTGCACGCGCTCACCGAATTCGGCGCACACGACGACGACTGGGTGCTCGTACACGACGCCGCACGGCCCGGTATCACGCCGGAGCTGATTCGCGCGCTGATCGGTGCGCTGAAGGACGACCCGGTGGGCGGGATCATTGCGTTGCCGGTCGCGGATACGCTCAAGCGCATCGCACCCGACAGCGACGGCCGGATTGCGCGCACCGAGCCGCGCGACGGGCTCTGGCAGGCGCAGACGCCGCAGATGTTCCGCATCGGCATGCTGCGCGAAGCGATTCTGCGGGCCCAGCAGGACGGCCACGATCTTACCGACGAAGCGAGCGCGATCGAATGGCTCGGCCACGCGCCGCGGCTCGTGCAGGGCAGTCTGCGCAATTTCAAGGTCACGTGGCCGGAAGACTTCGACCTGGCCGAGGCGATTCTGAGCCGGCCGGCGGCGTCGTAG
- a CDS encoding DUF4148 domain-containing protein, with protein sequence MKSLFEAIAIAVLITVPLAAFAQSNQPLTRAEVRADLARLEKAGYNPHDWMNYPANIQAAEARVAAEDASKASGYGSSTSGSSQAGQ encoded by the coding sequence ATGAAGTCTCTGTTCGAAGCAATTGCCATCGCTGTCCTGATCACTGTGCCCCTCGCCGCGTTCGCGCAGTCCAATCAGCCGCTGACCCGCGCCGAAGTCCGCGCGGACCTCGCTCGCCTGGAAAAGGCCGGCTACAACCCGCACGACTGGATGAACTATCCGGCCAACATTCAGGCTGCCGAAGCGCGCGTTGCCGCTGAGGACGCGAGCAAAGCAAGCGGTTACGGCTCGTCGACGAGCGGTTCTTCGCAAGCTGGTCAGTAA
- a CDS encoding peroxiredoxin, which produces MKTVGDKLEAFTVTAAKPGFNHHEENGVSAFEEITEQSFPGKWKIIYFYPKDFTFVCPTEIVEFGKLAKHFEERDAVLLGGSSDNEFVKLAWRREHKDLDKLNHYAFGDVKGELIDQLGVRDREAGVALRATFIVDPDNTIQHVSVNNLNVGRNPDEVLRILDGLQTDELCPCNRSVGGATL; this is translated from the coding sequence ATGAAAACTGTCGGCGATAAACTCGAAGCTTTCACCGTCACTGCTGCGAAGCCGGGCTTCAACCATCATGAAGAGAACGGCGTGTCGGCGTTCGAAGAAATCACCGAACAATCGTTCCCGGGCAAGTGGAAGATCATCTATTTCTACCCGAAGGACTTCACCTTCGTGTGCCCGACGGAAATCGTCGAATTCGGCAAGCTTGCCAAGCATTTCGAAGAGCGCGATGCCGTATTGCTCGGCGGTAGCTCGGATAACGAGTTCGTGAAGCTGGCGTGGCGTCGCGAACACAAGGATCTGGACAAGCTGAACCACTACGCGTTCGGCGACGTCAAGGGCGAGCTGATCGACCAGCTCGGCGTGCGCGACCGCGAAGCCGGTGTGGCACTGCGTGCAACGTTCATCGTTGACCCGGACAACACGATCCAGCACGTGTCGGTGAACAACCTGAACGTCGGCCGTAACCCGGACGAAGTGCTGCGTATTCTCGACGGTCTGCAAACGGACGAACTGTGCCCGTGCAACCGTTCGGTCGGCGGCGCAACGCTGTAA
- a CDS encoding class II aldolase/adducin family protein, with protein sequence MLATKNQESAVQAVDTPHPETAAPSDAADAAQTERALRIQLAGTYRIFAMLGWSELIYNHITLRVPGPQTHFLINPFGLHYTEVTASNLVKIDLDGRMIGESAYPVNPAGFVVHAAIHRARPDAHCVMHTHTTAGLAVACSQAGLENSNFYSAQLDSMVAYHDFEGITIRADEGPRLLADLGDKSLLVLRNHGLLALGTTIAQAFARLWTLNRACEIQLATAALGPARRIPDDVAARCTRDSLQFDPRHGAGRDVLDALLRQVDRIDPSYRD encoded by the coding sequence ATGCTCGCCACCAAGAACCAGGAGAGTGCCGTGCAAGCAGTCGACACCCCTCATCCCGAGACTGCCGCGCCATCAGATGCCGCGGACGCAGCGCAGACCGAGCGCGCATTGCGTATTCAGCTGGCCGGCACCTATCGCATCTTTGCGATGCTCGGCTGGAGCGAACTGATCTACAACCACATCACGCTGCGTGTGCCCGGTCCGCAGACGCACTTTCTGATCAATCCGTTCGGCTTGCATTACACCGAAGTCACCGCGTCGAATCTCGTCAAGATCGATCTGGATGGTCGCATGATCGGCGAATCGGCTTATCCGGTGAATCCGGCGGGTTTCGTGGTGCATGCGGCGATCCATCGTGCGCGGCCCGACGCGCATTGTGTGATGCATACGCATACGACGGCGGGCCTCGCCGTCGCTTGCTCGCAGGCGGGGCTCGAGAACTCGAACTTCTATTCCGCGCAACTGGACAGCATGGTGGCGTATCACGACTTCGAAGGCATCACGATTCGCGCCGACGAAGGTCCGCGGTTGCTCGCCGACCTCGGTGACAAATCCCTGCTGGTTTTACGCAATCACGGTTTGCTGGCGCTCGGCACGACAATCGCCCAGGCGTTCGCACGACTCTGGACGCTCAACCGCGCCTGCGAAATCCAGCTCGCGACGGCGGCGCTCGGGCCGGCCCGTCGCATTCCGGACGACGTCGCTGCACGTTGCACACGAGACTCGCTGCAGTTCGATCCGCGTCACGGCGCAGGCCGCGATGTGTTGGACGCGCTGCTGCGGCAGGTCGACCGGATCGATCCTTCCTATCGCGATTGA
- the ispF gene encoding 2-C-methyl-D-erythritol 2,4-cyclodiphosphate synthase, whose protein sequence is MDFRIGQGYDVHALVPGRPLIIGGVTVPYDRGLLGHSDADVLLHAITDALFGAAALGDIGRHFPDTDKQFFGANSRVLLRECVARVVKAGFSIVNVDSTVIAQAPKLAPHIDAMRANIAEDLALPLDRVNVKAKTNEKLGYLGRGEGIEAQAAVLLNRV, encoded by the coding sequence ATGGACTTCAGGATCGGACAAGGCTACGACGTGCACGCGCTGGTACCGGGGCGGCCGTTGATTATCGGCGGTGTGACGGTGCCTTACGACCGCGGGCTGCTCGGCCATTCGGATGCCGATGTGCTGCTGCACGCGATCACCGATGCGCTGTTCGGCGCTGCCGCGCTTGGCGACATCGGGCGTCATTTTCCTGACACCGACAAGCAGTTTTTCGGCGCCAACAGCCGTGTGCTGCTGCGCGAATGCGTGGCACGGGTCGTGAAAGCAGGCTTCTCGATCGTCAACGTGGACAGCACGGTGATTGCGCAGGCGCCGAAGCTCGCGCCGCACATCGATGCGATGCGCGCGAATATCGCTGAAGATCTTGCGTTGCCGCTCGATCGAGTCAACGTGAAGGCGAAAACCAATGAGAAGCTCGGTTATCTCGGGCGAGGCGAGGGGATCGAAGCGCAGGCTGCTGTGTTGTTGAATCGCGTGTGA